The region CTCACCGGCGAAGAGGTGGCCGTCGAGGTCCTGGGGGAACTTGACCGCGGAGTTGAGGGCGGCGTCGTAGCGGTAGACCGGCCCGCCCATGGGGGACTCGGAGCCGCCGCCGAACTCGGGCGGGGAGCCGGCGTCGCCGCCGTACCTGATCCACGCGGGCTGGGCGGGCGGCAGCGTGCGCTGCCCGGTGTTGCGAGGGGAGGCGTTGACCGGGCCGCCGGCGCAGTCGTACTTCGCTCCGGAGGGACCGGAGGGGAAGGTGAACGCGTTGTAGGTCTCGGTCGCCGTGTTGGTGCCCGTGCAGTAGGGCCAGCCGTAGTTGCCGGGGCGGGTGACCCGGTTGAACTCGACCTGGCCGCCCGGCCCCCGGTTGGGGTCGGTGGTGCCTGCGTCGGGGCCGTAGTCGCCCACGTAGACGACGCCGGTGGCCTTGTCGACGCTCAGCCGGAACGGGTTGCGGAAGCCCATCGCGTAGATCTCGGGCCGGGTGTCCGGGGTGCCCGGCGCGAACAGGTTGCCCTCGGGGATGTCGTAGGTCCCGTCCGGCTTGACCTTGATGCGGAGGATCTTGCCGCGCAGGTCGTCGGTGTTGCCGGAGCTGCGTTGAGCGTCGTACGCCGGGTTGCGGTCGAGCCGCTGGTCGAGCGGGGAGTAGCCCGACGAGTCGAAGGGGTTGCTGTCGTCGCCGGTCGACAGGTAGAGGTTGCCGGCGGCGTCGAAGTCGATGTCGCCGCCCACATGGCAGCAGATGCCGCGGTCGGCCGGCACATCGAGGATCTTGACCTCGCTGGCCTTGTCCAGCGTCCAGTCGGGCTTGAGGGTGAACCTCGACAGCCGGTTCACGCCCTTCCAGGCCGAGAAGTCGGACGCGGTGGCCGGGGCGTCTCCGTCGGGGGTGTTGAGACGCGGAGCGTAGTAGAGGTAGACGAACCGGTTGGTCGCGAAGCCCGGGTCGGCGGCGACTCCCTGGAGCCCCTCCTCGTCGTGGGAGTAGACGTTCAGCGTGCCGACCACGGTGGTGTCGCCGCGCGCGTCGGTGCGCCGCAGGACTCCCTCGCGAGCGGTGTGCAGCACCGACAGGTCGGGCAGCACGGTCATCGTCATCGGCTCGCCCATCTCGGCGACGCCCCTGGCCAGCTCCACGCGCTGGTAGTCGGCGGCGTCGATGGGTGCCGCCTGCGCGGGCACGGCCGGGGCGAGCACGGTCAGGCCCGTGAAGGCCAGGAGCAGGGCGCAGGTCTGCGCGATCCGTTTTCTGGCGCGATCGGTCGGCCACCTGGGGGGCATGGCGGAGCTTCCTTTCCCTCGGTGCGGTGCGAGCCAGTTGCACGGTCGTAGGCACGCGTTCGCTTCACAAACCGGCCGCGTAGCGGTGATTCGCCCCGAAGGTAAGCGTCTTTTGGGGAATTGTGAAGATAGTTTCGGCAAAACTGCTGAAGTTTCGTTAGCTTGTGACGAAAGTTCCATGGATGGCTGGATGCGACCGCTCAGGCCCGGCATCACCGCCGCAAGCTGGACAAGATCATCACGACCGATCTGTAGCGTCCTGGGTAGAGGCCGGGGCATGGTCTTCATGCCGTCGGGACGGGTCGATCATCCGGTGATGTATCACCGCTGGTCCGACATCACCTTCATCCACTGGCGGTATCCGCCCGAAGTCGTGCAGGGGTTCCTGCCGGACGGGCTCACCGTGGACACCTTCGAGGGGTCCGCGTACGTCGGGGTCACGCCGTTCCTCATGCGGGACGTGCGGGTGCCCGGCCTGCCGCCGCTGCCGTGGCTGTCGCGGTTCCCCGAGACCAACGTGCGCACGTACGCGCGGGACGTCCGGGGGCGCGGCGGTCTGTGGTTCCTGTCGCTGGACGCCGGGAGCCTCCCCGCCGTGCTGGGCGCCCGGGCCGGCTACGGGCTGCCGTACTACTGGTCCCGCATGTCCGTGAACGGCGCGGGGGCACGGCGCGGCTACCGCTGCCGGCGCGTCTGGCCGGGACCCGCGGAAGTCCGTTGCGACGTGGACGTCGACCTCGGCGCGCCGCTGACGGAGGCCGAGCGGAGCGGGCTCGCCGACTTCCTGGTCGAGCGGTACCGGCTCTTCACGGTCGTCGCCGGCCGTCTGGCCACCGCCGAGGTCGAGCACCCGCGCTGGCCCCTGCACCACGCCCGTACGGCCGGGCTGGAGCAGGGGCTGCTGCGGGCGGGCGGCCTGCCCGAGCCGGGGCACGACCCGATCGTCCACGCGTCGCCCGGCGTGTCCGTACGGATCGGCATGTGGCGGCCGGTGCCGGCCTGAGCCGAAGGCGCACGGTCCGTCAGTGTTTCCTCAGTGGCGGAGCCGGTCGATCCGCTCCGCGACGAGGGACGCCATGACGCGCTGTCCCTGCTGGTTGGGGTGCGCGGGCGCGACCCCGGCGGCCACGACGAGCGGTTCGACGAAGCGCGCGTCGCCGGCGCACATGTCGTGCCCGATCGTCGGCGTGTAGGTGTCGACGTAGATCGCGCCGCTCCGCCGGGCCTGCTGGCGGAGCATCCCGTTGAGTCGTTTCACCGTGTCCCGCAGGTAGGGGAAGTCGCCCTTGGCGAAGGGGACGACCGAGGGGCACGCCGCGCCGCTCTCGGGGAGCAGGGCCGGGTAGCCGACCAGCATGACCGTCGCGCGCGGGCTGCGCCGCCTGACGTCGGCGAGCATCGCGGTGATGCGAGGCGACAGGGCCCGGATGCGGCGGGCGAGTTCGTCGTGCCCACTCTTCGCGTACTCCGCCTGACACGGGCTCCCCGCGGGGTCGGACCGCGCGGCGGACAGGCAGGTGCCGATGATGCTCGAGAAGCCGATGTCGTTGCCGCCCATGGTCACCGTGACCAGGGTCGTGTTCCTCGACAGGGCGCGTAACTGCGGGGCCTTGGCGCCCTGCCGGTGCCACAGGTCGCGGGTGGTCGCGCCGCCGCAGGTGACGTCCCTGAGGGAGCGGGACCCGTACGACCGGGCGAGCACCGACGGATAGTTCAGGCCGGAGCGCGAGCACTCCGGGTCCGTGGGCTCCGGCAGCCCCGCCCCGGACGCGTACGAGTCGCCGAGGGCGACGTAGCGCGCGGTGACGGGCGTGGAGGCGGTGGTGGAGGCGGTGGCGCCGGTGCCGGGCAGGAGTGGGGAGACCGAGGCGGCGAGCAGCGCCGCCGTCGCCGT is a window of Microbispora sp. NBC_01189 DNA encoding:
- a CDS encoding DUF2071 domain-containing protein, with amino-acid sequence MYHRWSDITFIHWRYPPEVVQGFLPDGLTVDTFEGSAYVGVTPFLMRDVRVPGLPPLPWLSRFPETNVRTYARDVRGRGGLWFLSLDAGSLPAVLGARAGYGLPYYWSRMSVNGAGARRGYRCRRVWPGPAEVRCDVDVDLGAPLTEAERSGLADFLVERYRLFTVVAGRLATAEVEHPRWPLHHARTAGLEQGLLRAGGLPEPGHDPIVHASPGVSVRIGMWRPVPA
- a CDS encoding SGNH/GDSL hydrolase family protein — protein: MALGITPRSVRRTTATAALLAASVSPLLPGTGATASTTASTPVTARYVALGDSYASGAGLPEPTDPECSRSGLNYPSVLARSYGSRSLRDVTCGGATTRDLWHRQGAKAPQLRALSRNTTLVTVTMGGNDIGFSSIIGTCLSAARSDPAGSPCQAEYAKSGHDELARRIRALSPRITAMLADVRRRSPRATVMLVGYPALLPESGAACPSVVPFAKGDFPYLRDTVKRLNGMLRQQARRSGAIYVDTYTPTIGHDMCAGDARFVEPLVVAAGVAPAHPNQQGQRVMASLVAERIDRLRH